One Herpetosiphon gulosus genomic region harbors:
- a CDS encoding FtsK/SpoIIIE domain-containing protein, whose amino-acid sequence MGVGTTLLLVTIAFAVIGWYKGRAWWTLYRTFRAWEQQYRQGVPVAAITVPMPPFPKQVSIQPTAINNSVNHLKSFDFPAPTDMTILDGAARALKNPPSDLRISIAELDRRSTQARYGFPLGWFAGAANPALVSAAFVGDVNHILVTGLTDSGKDNMVISWLLALAYRYRPEQVQIAFVDGKNGLSLNGWHTKQHTFLFAKSGDQLAGAMEALVAERKRREQILWDAQCEKWEEYPGSDMPLLIVYVSELMLLQSAVGKTSLGDWLNEELSGCRSAGIRYIIGTQNATKLDTRWRSQIGLHVAGYQQSQDGDEPNTGLSPKALRALGTTPANIVVGVPPSELPVPPSGAGVFTLVQGRRVLTVRAPYVDRAQRLWWLQQLPDRADTQELLHQFKQTTMVGMPRFQPSEAVLPNDLVEAQPVIAFAAVQESSHDQGYDASALADVLASLRQRDLAMNEVFIAACVAAYKRHKSYSGVIREFWGSYSGGKEQAVKDALANADRKGGEAPILSPMASAA is encoded by the coding sequence ATGGGTGTAGGAACGACATTACTCTTAGTCACCATCGCCTTTGCCGTCATTGGATGGTATAAGGGGCGTGCGTGGTGGACGCTGTACCGAACATTTCGCGCATGGGAACAACAATATCGGCAAGGGGTTCCCGTTGCTGCGATTACCGTGCCCATGCCACCATTCCCCAAGCAGGTGTCTATTCAGCCAACGGCGATCAACAACAGCGTCAATCATCTGAAAAGCTTTGATTTTCCAGCGCCAACCGACATGACGATCTTGGATGGCGCGGCACGGGCATTAAAGAATCCCCCATCGGACTTGCGGATTTCGATTGCTGAGCTTGATCGGCGTTCAACGCAAGCCCGTTATGGGTTTCCCTTGGGATGGTTTGCGGGGGCTGCGAATCCTGCGCTTGTTTCAGCCGCCTTTGTGGGCGATGTCAACCATATTTTGGTGACGGGGCTAACCGACTCAGGCAAAGATAATATGGTGATTAGCTGGCTCTTGGCCTTAGCCTATCGCTACCGCCCCGAACAAGTGCAAATTGCCTTTGTCGATGGAAAGAACGGCTTGTCACTGAACGGCTGGCACACCAAACAACATACCTTCTTGTTTGCCAAATCTGGTGATCAGTTGGCAGGGGCGATGGAAGCCCTCGTCGCTGAGCGCAAACGCCGCGAACAAATTTTGTGGGATGCCCAGTGCGAAAAGTGGGAAGAATATCCTGGCAGCGATATGCCCTTGTTGATCGTCTATGTTTCAGAGTTGATGTTGCTTCAGAGTGCGGTTGGCAAAACCAGCCTTGGTGATTGGCTTAACGAGGAATTATCAGGGTGTCGCTCGGCAGGGATTCGCTACATTATCGGGACGCAGAATGCGACCAAACTCGATACCCGCTGGCGCAGCCAAATCGGCTTGCATGTCGCGGGGTATCAACAGTCGCAAGATGGCGATGAACCCAATACGGGCTTATCGCCCAAAGCATTACGCGCTTTAGGGACAACGCCCGCCAATATTGTCGTTGGCGTGCCCCCATCCGAATTGCCTGTTCCTCCGAGTGGGGCTGGGGTCTTTACCTTGGTTCAAGGGCGGCGGGTTTTAACGGTGCGAGCACCCTATGTGGATCGTGCGCAGCGATTGTGGTGGTTGCAACAATTGCCTGACCGTGCTGACACCCAAGAACTGTTGCATCAGTTTAAGCAAACGACGATGGTGGGCATGCCACGCTTTCAACCAAGTGAGGCGGTGTTGCCAAATGATCTTGTTGAGGCCCAGCCTGTGATTGCGTTTGCGGCGGTGCAAGAATCATCCCACGACCAAGGCTATGATGCATCGGCACTTGCTGATGTCTTAGCCAGTCTTCGCCAGCGTGATTTAGCAATGAACGAGGTGTTTATTGCTGCCTGTGTTGCTGCTTATAAACGCCATAAGAGCTACAGTGGAGTCATTCGTGAGTTTTGGGGTTCCTACTCTGGCGGTAAGGAGCAAGCTGTCAAGGATGCGCTGGCTAATGCTGATCGGAAGGGTGGAGAAGCTCCAATCCTATCACCAATGGCATCGGCTGCGTAA